Proteins encoded within one genomic window of Mycolicibacterium monacense:
- a CDS encoding SulP family inorganic anion transporter, with the protein MNPARLLPRRSDYADLPTSWRRDVLAGVTVGVVALPLALAFGISSGVGAAAGLITAVVAGVVAAVFGGSHVQVSGPTGAMAVVLAPIVAAHGLGSVALVTVVAGLLVAGCGIAGLGRTVTFIPWPVIEGFTLGIAVIIFAQQLPAALGVSAPAGGRTLTTALHVLTHADWAAAAKTLVVVGFVAVVMVALPRLHPGAPASLLAVVGATIGVIALHVPVAAIGELPSHLPAPVLPTVDVDSLRTLLSAAVTVAALAAIESLLSARVAATMSPTGPYDPDRELLGQGLASVASGVFGGMPATGAIARTAVNVRSGARTRVAAIVHSVVLLGVVYLLSGPVSQIPLAALAGVLMVTSFRMISAATVRSILRSGRSDALTFVVTAVITVSFDLIEAVMIGVLAAAFFALRNVAGRSSVTREQLPGPNRDGDEHIALLRLDGAMFFGAAERISTEIAEAFGTPGGPAAAGIRVVIIRMSQLGMLDATGARTLAEITAELEARGITVIIKGVRPEHLNMITSVGVLDSLRHENHLMDSLDDAIAHARTHVAEHPS; encoded by the coding sequence GTGAACCCCGCACGGTTGCTGCCCCGCCGGTCCGACTACGCCGACCTGCCGACCTCCTGGCGGCGCGACGTGCTGGCGGGGGTCACCGTCGGCGTGGTCGCCCTGCCGCTGGCACTGGCGTTCGGCATCAGCTCGGGGGTCGGCGCGGCGGCCGGACTTATCACCGCCGTCGTCGCCGGGGTGGTCGCGGCGGTGTTCGGGGGGTCCCACGTCCAGGTGTCCGGACCCACCGGCGCCATGGCGGTGGTCCTGGCGCCCATCGTCGCCGCCCACGGTCTGGGCAGTGTCGCGCTGGTGACCGTGGTCGCCGGCCTGCTCGTGGCGGGCTGCGGGATCGCGGGCCTGGGCCGGACGGTCACCTTCATCCCCTGGCCGGTGATCGAGGGGTTCACGCTCGGCATCGCGGTGATCATCTTCGCGCAGCAACTGCCCGCGGCCCTCGGCGTCTCCGCACCCGCCGGCGGCCGGACCCTGACCACCGCGCTGCACGTCCTCACCCACGCCGACTGGGCCGCCGCGGCGAAGACGCTCGTGGTCGTGGGCTTCGTCGCCGTGGTGATGGTCGCGCTGCCCCGGCTGCATCCCGGCGCACCGGCCTCGCTGCTCGCGGTCGTCGGCGCGACGATCGGCGTGATCGCACTGCACGTGCCGGTGGCGGCGATCGGTGAGCTGCCGTCGCACCTGCCCGCACCGGTACTGCCGACGGTCGACGTCGATTCACTGCGGACGCTGTTGAGCGCCGCGGTCACCGTCGCCGCGCTGGCCGCCATCGAATCGCTGCTGTCGGCCCGGGTGGCGGCGACGATGTCGCCGACGGGCCCGTACGACCCCGACCGCGAACTGCTCGGGCAGGGTCTGGCGTCGGTCGCATCCGGGGTGTTCGGTGGGATGCCCGCGACCGGCGCGATCGCCAGGACCGCGGTCAACGTCCGTTCGGGTGCGCGCACCCGGGTCGCCGCGATCGTGCATTCCGTCGTCCTGCTCGGTGTGGTCTATCTGCTCAGCGGTCCGGTGTCGCAAATTCCCCTGGCCGCGTTGGCGGGTGTGCTCATGGTGACCTCGTTCCGGATGATCTCGGCGGCCACGGTCCGGTCGATCCTGCGGTCGGGGCGTTCGGACGCATTGACGTTCGTGGTGACCGCGGTGATCACGGTCAGCTTCGATCTCATCGAGGCGGTGATGATCGGCGTGCTCGCCGCGGCCTTCTTCGCGCTGCGCAACGTGGCAGGCCGCAGCAGCGTCACCCGCGAGCAGCTGCCGGGTCCGAATCGCGACGGAGACGAGCACATCGCGCTGCTGAGGCTCGACGGGGCGATGTTCTTCGGGGCCGCCGAACGCATCTCCACCGAGATCGCCGAGGCCTTCGGGACCCCCGGGGGTCCCGCAGCCGCCGGGATCCGCGTCGTGATCATCCGGATGTCGCAGCTGGGCATGCTCGACGCCACCGGCGCCCGCACCCTGGCGGAGATCACCGCCGAACTTGAGGCCCGCGGCATCACGGTGATCATCAAGGGGGTGCGCCCCGAGCACCTGAACATGATCACCAGCGTCGGTGTGCTGGACTCGCTCCGCCACGAGAACCACCTGATGGACTCGCTCGACGACGCGATCGCGCACGCCCGGACCCACGTGGCGGAGCACCCGTCCTGA
- a CDS encoding sigma 54-interacting transcriptional regulator, translating to MTQPHDLPRTVGELRASGHRERGVKQEIQENLLAGLAEGRDMWPGILGFEDTVIPQLERALIAGHDIVLLGERGQGKTRLLRALTGLLDEWTPVIEGSELGEHPYTPITPESIRRVADSGDDLKVAWRHRSERYTEKLATPDTSVADLVGDIDPIKVAEGRSLGDPETIAYGLIPRAHRGIVAVNELPDLAERIQVSMLNVMEERDIQVRGYTLRLPLDVLVVASANPEDYTNRGRIITPLKDRFGAEIRTHYPLQLDAEVGVITQEAQLAAAVPDHLLQILARFARNLRESSSVDQRSGVSARFAIAAAETVAAAARHRSTILGEQEPVARVVDLGTVVDVLRGKLEFESGEEGREQVVLEHLLRRATADTAQRLLGGLDVGPLVAAVEEGSPVTTGERVSAKDVLAALPDLPVIDAIATRLGAQTDGERAAAVELALEALYLAKRIDKVSGEGETVYG from the coding sequence GTGACCCAACCCCATGATCTGCCCCGGACCGTCGGCGAACTACGCGCCTCCGGCCATCGCGAGCGGGGCGTCAAACAGGAAATCCAGGAGAACCTGCTGGCCGGATTGGCCGAGGGCCGCGACATGTGGCCCGGGATCCTGGGTTTCGAGGACACGGTGATCCCGCAACTCGAGCGGGCTTTGATCGCCGGACACGACATCGTGCTGCTCGGTGAGCGCGGCCAGGGCAAGACCCGGCTGCTGCGCGCGCTGACCGGACTGCTCGACGAGTGGACGCCCGTCATCGAGGGGTCGGAACTGGGCGAGCACCCGTACACCCCGATCACCCCCGAATCCATCCGGCGGGTTGCCGATTCGGGCGACGACCTGAAGGTGGCCTGGCGCCACCGCAGCGAGCGGTACACCGAGAAACTCGCCACCCCGGACACCAGCGTGGCCGACCTGGTCGGCGACATCGACCCGATCAAGGTGGCCGAGGGCCGCAGCCTCGGCGACCCGGAGACCATCGCCTACGGCCTGATCCCCCGCGCACACCGCGGCATCGTCGCGGTCAACGAGCTGCCCGACCTCGCCGAGCGCATCCAGGTGTCGATGCTCAACGTGATGGAGGAGCGCGACATCCAGGTCCGCGGCTACACGCTGCGGCTGCCGCTCGACGTCCTCGTCGTCGCCAGCGCGAACCCGGAGGACTACACCAACCGCGGTCGCATCATCACCCCGCTCAAGGACCGGTTCGGCGCCGAGATCCGCACGCACTATCCGCTGCAGCTCGACGCGGAGGTCGGCGTCATCACCCAGGAGGCGCAGCTCGCGGCGGCCGTCCCCGACCACCTGCTGCAGATCCTCGCCCGCTTCGCCCGCAACCTGCGCGAATCGAGTTCGGTGGATCAGCGTTCGGGCGTCTCCGCGCGGTTCGCGATCGCCGCGGCCGAGACCGTCGCCGCGGCCGCCCGGCACCGCTCGACGATCCTCGGGGAGCAGGAGCCGGTCGCCCGCGTGGTCGACCTCGGCACCGTCGTCGACGTGCTGCGCGGCAAGCTCGAGTTCGAATCCGGTGAAGAGGGTCGTGAGCAGGTGGTGCTCGAGCACCTGCTGCGCCGCGCCACCGCCGACACCGCGCAGCGGTTGCTCGGTGGTCTCGACGTCGGGCCGCTCGTCGCGGCGGTCGAGGAGGGTTCCCCGGTGACGACGGGTGAACGTGTGTCCGCCAAGGACGTGCTGGCCGCGCTGCCGGACCTGCCGGTGATCGACGCGATCGCCACCCGGCTGGGCGCGCAGACCGACGGTGAACGCGCCGCCGCCGTCGAACTGGCGCTCGAGGCGCTGTACCTGGCCAAGCGGATCGACAAGGTCTCCGGAGAGGGCGAAACCGTCTATGGCTGA